One part of the Triplophysa rosa linkage group LG5, Trosa_1v2, whole genome shotgun sequence genome encodes these proteins:
- the LOC130554688 gene encoding phospholipid scramblase 1-like isoform X2: MTMPVIQRPPGCPPGLEYLTQVDQLLVQQKMEIMEVLTGWETNNQYVVKNSLGQQVFLAAEDSDFCTRMLCGPMRSFMLHIQDNMGQEVMTLSRPLNCSSCLFPCCLQELEVQSPPGNPIGYVIQIWHPYLPKFLIQNERKEPVLRIVGPFCDCKCCSDVNFEVMSLDETSVIGRISKQWTGFEAEAFTDADNFGLQFPMDLDVKIKAVILGACFLIDFMYFEHTQRQE; encoded by the exons ATGACAATGCCAGTCATACAAAGACCTCCTGGTTGCCCACCAGGGCTGGAGTACCTGACCCAG GTGGACCAGCTTCTGGTACaacaaaaaatggaaataatggAAG TTCTTACGGGATGGGAGACCAATAATCAATATGTGGTAAAAAACAGTTTAGGGCAACAGGTGTTCTTAGCGGCAGAGGATAGCGACTTTTGTACACGTATGTTGTGTGGACCAATGCGCTCCTTCATGCTTCATATCCAAGATAACATGGGACAAGAAGTCATGACTTTATCACGTCCCCTTAACTGCAGTAGCTGTTTATTTCCTTGTTGCCTGCAAGAG CTTGAGGTTCAGAGCCCTCCTGGCAACCCTATTGGTTATGTAATCCAAATCTGGCATCCTTACCTGCCAAAGTTTCTCATTCAGAATGAGAGAAAAGAACCAGTTCTGAGGATTGTGGGGCCATTCTGTGACTGCAAATGTTGTTCTGATGTTAATTTTGAG GTGATGTCACTGGATGAGACctcagtgattggtcgaattaGCAAACAGTGGACGGGGTTTGAGGCAGAAGCATTTACTGATGCAGACAACTTTGGCCTTCAATTTCCAATGGATTTGGATGTGAAAATAAAGGCAGTTATATTAGGAGCCTGCTTTCTTATT